A section of the Spirochaetota bacterium genome encodes:
- a CDS encoding TIGR03960 family B12-binding radical SAM protein produces the protein MGRINISTINKLVFDLQKPARYVGGEFNQIVKQDTFIHMAISYPDLYEIGMSNNGIRVLYDIANSLEDVSCERVFAVPDDFEKKIREIGIPLYTLESFTPLSELDLIAFNISHELLYTNILLILDLGDIPILAKDRDDCHPIIIAGGEATSNPAPMNEFIDAFFIGDGEEGIIEIIEAIRISKRESLNRTQIIDLLDQIGGVYIPSKYRFVYNGGLSRIEGKIVNKRIYRGELKDPIRPILPNIRITQERSVIEATRGCKNLCKFCHAGYYDLPYRNIKPEILRDRIFQIIENTGYSDLTLSSLSISDYRFFEILLNYILPPLTERGISVSLPSMRVDKRTLPIIEQMSNIRKTSLTFAVESASDEIRRMSNKRLEIEDLLSIVRHVFDRGWRVLKLYFMIGLPGCNEHDEACSIIELLKRIYKIAGRNKRINVTISPFVPKPHTPFQWEGQMDVDYNEGIIRKIKRSLPKAIEIKNHDVRASILEGVLSRGDIFLGRVISASYKDGCRFDSWREHFHFDVWEKNLNDLIPDWDKHLSPRDEGEMLPWCFIKTGYEKLIKFNKEKISCRPKDNIIDRLYDTEFNPNVFRKSLDVFKLKYDVKQRIRIKLSKRGLAKYIPHIDFIEIIKRALRMIDAPVAFTQGHNKRERISMGYPLPVGIESICELCDVDLYGGFRITEAIIALNYRLPKGIGVVDMRFLNKKESIMAVTSAMGFSIDIVKDEFFEKCKENINSKIDFIKDGAKGSRRIKFHDAIIDYTTEINQSNHYTGSEEDPNFLRSTLEGEDSANNPRVMDVRIKVGTENSMRIDKIILALSETDYSQFYMFNILKTSQYRVENNNIVEID, from the coding sequence ATGGGAAGAATAAACATTTCAACCATCAACAAGCTGGTATTTGATCTTCAGAAACCTGCAAGATATGTTGGTGGTGAATTTAATCAAATCGTAAAACAAGATACTTTTATTCATATGGCTATCAGTTATCCAGACCTATATGAGATTGGGATGTCCAATAATGGTATAAGAGTGCTTTATGACATTGCCAACAGCCTGGAGGATGTTTCTTGCGAGCGAGTCTTTGCTGTGCCCGATGACTTTGAGAAAAAGATCAGAGAAATAGGTATCCCATTATATACACTGGAGAGCTTCACTCCACTCTCTGAACTCGATCTTATAGCATTCAATATTTCTCATGAGTTGCTCTATACAAACATCCTGCTGATTCTTGACCTTGGAGATATCCCTATACTTGCCAAGGATAGGGATGATTGTCATCCTATTATTATCGCTGGGGGTGAGGCAACCTCGAATCCCGCCCCAATGAATGAATTCATTGATGCCTTTTTTATTGGCGATGGAGAGGAGGGAATAATCGAGATAATAGAAGCAATAAGGATTTCAAAGCGCGAGTCCTTGAATAGAACTCAGATTATCGATCTCTTGGATCAGATAGGGGGTGTATATATACCCTCTAAATATCGATTTGTTTATAATGGAGGATTATCCAGAATTGAAGGGAAGATTGTCAATAAGAGGATTTATCGAGGTGAACTCAAGGATCCTATTAGGCCTATCTTGCCGAATATTAGGATTACTCAGGAACGAAGTGTAATTGAGGCTACCAGGGGATGTAAAAATCTATGCAAGTTCTGCCATGCCGGGTATTATGACCTCCCCTATAGAAATATTAAACCAGAGATATTGCGCGATCGTATCTTTCAAATAATTGAAAATACAGGTTACAGCGATTTGACACTGTCGTCTCTATCAATTAGCGATTACAGATTTTTTGAAATACTACTCAATTATATTTTGCCCCCTTTGACTGAAAGGGGGATATCAGTTTCGCTTCCATCGATGCGGGTTGATAAAAGGACCCTCCCAATAATTGAACAGATGTCGAATATAAGAAAAACCTCTCTCACCTTTGCTGTTGAATCTGCATCAGATGAGATAAGGAGGATGTCAAACAAGAGGTTAGAAATTGAGGATCTCCTATCAATTGTAAGGCATGTTTTTGATCGAGGTTGGAGGGTTTTAAAGTTATATTTTATGATTGGTCTTCCGGGTTGCAATGAGCATGATGAAGCATGCTCAATAATTGAACTTTTAAAGAGAATATACAAGATAGCTGGAAGAAACAAGAGGATCAATGTGACGATATCGCCATTCGTGCCAAAACCACACACACCCTTTCAATGGGAAGGCCAAATGGATGTTGATTATAATGAGGGTATAATCAGAAAGATTAAGCGATCCCTGCCTAAAGCAATTGAGATCAAGAATCATGATGTTAGGGCATCTATCCTGGAAGGTGTATTATCTAGGGGGGATATATTTTTAGGCAGGGTAATTAGCGCATCTTATAAGGATGGCTGCCGGTTTGATTCATGGAGGGAGCATTTTCATTTCGATGTATGGGAAAAAAATCTTAATGATCTTATTCCAGATTGGGATAAACACCTCTCACCCAGGGATGAGGGTGAAATGCTCCCCTGGTGTTTCATAAAGACTGGTTATGAAAAACTAATAAAATTTAATAAGGAAAAGATCTCATGTCGGCCAAAGGATAATATAATAGATAGGTTATATGATACCGAGTTTAATCCCAATGTGTTCAGGAAGTCTTTGGATGTGTTTAAACTAAAATATGATGTAAAGCAGAGAATCAGAATAAAATTATCAAAAAGGGGTTTAGCCAAGTATATCCCACATATTGACTTTATTGAGATAATAAAGAGGGCCTTAAGAATGATTGATGCCCCTGTTGCCTTTACTCAAGGCCATAATAAAAGGGAAAGGATCTCCATGGGATATCCCTTGCCAGTAGGGATTGAGAGTATATGCGAGTTATGCGATGTTGATCTATACGGCGGCTTCAGGATAACTGAAGCGATTATAGCACTTAATTATAGATTGCCAAAGGGGATAGGTGTTGTTGACATGAGATTTCTCAATAAGAAAGAATCAATAATGGCTGTGACCTCAGCCATGGGGTTTTCTATTGATATAGTAAAGGATGAATTCTTTGAAAAATGCAAAGAAAATATCAATTCAAAGATTGATTTTATAAAGGATGGCGCAAAGGGCTCAAGAAGAATAAAATTTCATGATGCAATCATAGATTATACAACAGAAATTAATCAATCCAATCATTATACAGGATCAGAGGAAGATCCCAATTTCCTCAGATCAACGCTAGAAGGCGAGGACTCAGCCAACAATCCTAGAGTGATGGATGTGAGGATTAAAGTGGGAACAGAGAACTCCATGAGGATTGATAAGATTATCCTTGCATTATCGGAAACAGATTATAGCCAGTTTTATATGTTCAATATTCTAAAGACATCTCAATATAGAGTGGAAAATAATAATATTGTGGAGATTGATTAA
- the fmt gene encoding methionyl-tRNA formyltransferase: MRIGFFGTPDIAAYCLSKLIDFSEIAFVVTAEDKPSGRKRRIVNNPVKGIALDKGIPIFQPINLIEGSFVDKIKRHEADVYVVVAYGRLLPKEIYTIPHLNTINLHPSLLPKYRGAAPIQWAILNGDTETGITIQLMNERLDAGDILIQKKIPIDKDMTAGDLFNQSLPIGVELIREVIGLLASGISTPIRQKEDEATYCMKIDREIAQINWGRTSMEIHNLVRGLNPKPIAWTNFRGKSIKIWKTRLIDEGIDCNIGLGFLKIYKKRLFTRTGDGYVEILQLQPEAKRVMDGSSFINGYRVIEGDRFDIINV; encoded by the coding sequence ATGAGAATTGGTTTTTTTGGCACTCCGGATATTGCTGCTTATTGCCTTAGTAAGCTTATTGACTTTAGCGAAATCGCCTTTGTGGTAACAGCAGAGGATAAGCCATCAGGGAGAAAACGAAGAATAGTAAATAATCCTGTCAAAGGGATTGCTCTCGATAAGGGCATACCCATATTCCAACCCATAAATCTTATTGAAGGAAGCTTTGTTGATAAAATCAAGAGGCATGAAGCTGATGTATATGTGGTTGTTGCATATGGCAGGTTGTTACCAAAAGAAATTTATACTATCCCACATTTAAATACAATAAATCTTCATCCCTCCCTGCTTCCAAAATATAGAGGTGCTGCACCTATTCAATGGGCTATATTAAATGGCGATACTGAAACCGGAATTACTATTCAATTAATGAATGAGCGATTGGATGCCGGGGATATTCTTATCCAGAAAAAGATTCCAATAGATAAGGATATGACAGCTGGGGATCTATTCAACCAGTCTCTTCCTATAGGTGTGGAACTTATCAGGGAAGTTATTGGGTTACTGGCATCTGGTATATCAACTCCTATCAGACAGAAAGAGGATGAAGCCACCTATTGTATGAAGATAGATAGAGAAATAGCTCAAATAAACTGGGGGAGAACCTCAATGGAGATTCACAATCTAGTAAGGGGGCTAAATCCAAAACCAATTGCATGGACAAACTTTAGAGGAAAGAGTATTAAGATCTGGAAGACAAGGCTAATTGATGAGGGGATTGATTGCAATATAGGGCTTGGATTTTTGAAGATTTATAAGAAGAGGCTTTTTACAAGAACCGGAGATGGCTATGTGGAGATCTTACAATTACAGCCTGAGGCAAAAAGGGTTATGGATGGCTCCTCCTTTATCAATGGGTACAGGGTTATAGAGGGTGATCGATTTGATATAATCAATGTTTAA
- a CDS encoding DUF3467 domain-containing protein: MEKDKKDVKIDIKVDESVATGIFSNFANISHSPDEFVIDFLFVNPTPPGFGKLVSRLILTPGHAKRILLAITDNIRKYEDNFGEIKVSNVPEKIRRNLQ, translated from the coding sequence ATGGAGAAGGATAAAAAGGATGTTAAGATAGATATTAAAGTAGATGAATCAGTTGCAACAGGTATATTTTCAAATTTTGCCAATATTTCTCATTCCCCTGATGAATTTGTAATAGATTTTCTCTTTGTAAATCCCACCCCACCAGGTTTTGGGAAACTTGTCTCAAGACTAATACTTACACCAGGTCATGCTAAGAGAATATTACTCGCAATTACTGATAACATAAGGAAATATGAGGATAATTTTGGTGAAATAAAAGTATCAAATGTGCCTGAAAAAATTAGAAGAAACCTGCAATAA
- the rsmA gene encoding 16S rRNA (adenine(1518)-N(6)/adenine(1519)-N(6))-dimethyltransferase RsmA, protein MNTKDIINISKLHNLHPNKRLGQHFICNKDIIDRIITVSDIDNCDNVLEIGAGLGALTEELIIRVDSITIIEVDSGIVRFLRERFKERVGLTIIHADFLKLSLDEPFSKTISNLPYYCASEILLKIAQEYRIRDVYIMLQREMAERLVSQPGSKDYGAFTVAIGLYYKAKLLFHIDKSSFFPKPDVASSFVHLALKDDCDLTQDEIDIFHKVVRAAFWGRRKTIVNALAESPHLKISIHLIKDVLEELNIDHRIRGENLNIHDYIQLTQKLCQYIVA, encoded by the coding sequence ATGAATACAAAAGATATCATCAATATATCTAAGTTGCACAATCTTCATCCAAATAAGAGATTAGGGCAGCACTTCATATGCAACAAGGATATAATAGACAGAATAATTACTGTTAGCGATATTGATAATTGTGATAATGTATTAGAAATTGGTGCTGGTTTAGGGGCCTTAACGGAAGAGCTCATAATAAGGGTCGATTCTATAACAATAATAGAGGTCGATTCAGGAATAGTAAGATTTCTTAGGGAGAGATTCAAGGAGAGAGTAGGATTAACAATCATACACGCTGATTTCTTAAAGCTCTCTTTGGATGAGCCTTTTAGCAAGACCATCTCCAATCTCCCCTATTACTGCGCTTCTGAGATCCTGTTAAAGATAGCACAGGAGTATAGGATAAGGGATGTATATATAATGCTGCAAAGAGAGATGGCAGAAAGGCTTGTTTCACAACCTGGATCAAAGGACTATGGCGCATTCACGGTTGCGATAGGTCTTTATTATAAGGCTAAGTTACTCTTTCATATTGACAAAAGCTCTTTTTTCCCAAAGCCGGATGTCGCATCATCATTTGTTCATTTAGCCCTTAAGGATGATTGTGACCTCACCCAGGATGAGATAGATATATTTCATAAAGTAGTAAGGGCAGCATTTTGGGGAAGAAGAAAGACAATCGTAAATGCTCTTGCTGAATCACCACATCTTAAGATATCAATTCATTTGATAAAAGATGTGCTAGAAGAGTTGAATATTGATCATAGAATAAGGGGCGAAAATCTGAATATTCATGATTATATACAATTGACCCAAAAGCTATGCCAATACATAGTTGCTTAG
- the glmS gene encoding glutamine--fructose-6-phosphate transaminase (isomerizing) yields MCGIIGYIGERSGIDIILNGLKRLEYRGYDSAGIALVNGVIFIGRKEGKISDLEAVLNHKELEQFHTGIGHTRWATHGAPSDINSHPHTDCNSEIAIVHNGIIENYSILKEMLIKYGHKIVSDTDTEIIAHLIEYYYYKEKSLIDSVKRALSKLEGTYGIAVVSKKEPDKVIAARKGSPLILGVGNDEMLVASDASAIIEHTRKVIYIDDGELIEIKKDGFKTYDINNNRVSKKINAIDWDIQAIEKQGFEHFMLKEIFEQKETIMNAYRGRILHDSGDVRLDGLRLSKKELSGIERIIFIACGTSWHAGLIGEYLIEEYAQIPVEVEYASEFRYRRPILRDGDLVIVISQSGETADTLAALREAKARGAKVLGITNVVGSTIARECDGGIYIHAGPEIGVASTKAFTSQITIIILLTIYLARQRGMTAEEGRMHLECLCKIPEYVSRILDNNDEIIEISRIYKDIKNFLYLGRGIQFPIALEGALKLKEISYIHAEGYPAAEMKHGPIALIDRFMPVVFIALRDEVYRKVLGNMEEVKARNGRTIAIATKGDTEILKCSDHVIYVPEVNKMVSPLLTVIPLQLLAYHIAVMRGENVDQPRNLAKSVTVE; encoded by the coding sequence GTGTGTGGAATAATCGGATATATTGGGGAGAGAAGCGGAATTGATATTATATTAAATGGATTGAAGAGATTGGAGTATAGGGGTTATGACTCAGCAGGTATTGCGCTTGTCAATGGAGTGATTTTTATTGGCAGGAAAGAGGGTAAGATATCTGATCTAGAGGCTGTTCTCAACCATAAAGAGCTTGAACAATTCCATACTGGCATTGGGCATACCAGGTGGGCTACACATGGAGCCCCATCCGATATAAATTCTCATCCACATACTGACTGTAATTCAGAAATTGCGATTGTTCATAATGGTATTATTGAAAACTATTCGATATTAAAGGAGATGCTTATCAAATATGGTCATAAAATCGTTAGTGATACTGATACAGAAATAATAGCGCATTTAATAGAATATTATTATTATAAGGAGAAATCACTTATTGATTCTGTTAAAAGAGCCCTTTCTAAGCTGGAGGGGACATATGGAATAGCTGTTGTCTCTAAAAAAGAGCCTGACAAGGTTATTGCCGCAAGGAAGGGAAGTCCCTTAATTTTAGGTGTGGGGAACGATGAAATGCTGGTTGCCTCTGATGCAAGCGCTATTATAGAGCATACCAGAAAGGTAATATACATTGATGATGGCGAATTGATTGAGATCAAGAAAGATGGTTTTAAAACCTATGACATCAACAATAACAGAGTTAGCAAAAAGATTAATGCTATAGATTGGGATATACAAGCAATAGAGAAACAAGGTTTTGAACATTTTATGTTAAAGGAAATCTTTGAACAAAAAGAAACAATAATGAATGCATATAGGGGACGAATTCTTCACGATTCAGGGGATGTTAGACTGGATGGGCTCCGGCTTTCAAAAAAAGAATTGAGTGGGATTGAGAGGATTATATTTATAGCCTGCGGCACGTCCTGGCATGCAGGGCTTATTGGAGAATATCTAATAGAGGAATATGCACAAATTCCAGTAGAAGTTGAATATGCCTCTGAGTTTAGATACAGGAGACCAATATTAAGGGATGGAGATTTGGTTATTGTCATAAGTCAGTCAGGAGAGACAGCTGATACCCTGGCTGCCTTAAGGGAAGCCAAGGCGAGAGGAGCAAAGGTTCTGGGAATTACTAATGTTGTGGGGAGCACAATTGCCAGAGAGTGTGATGGAGGTATCTATATTCATGCTGGGCCTGAGATTGGCGTTGCCTCAACAAAAGCCTTTACCTCACAAATTACTATTATAATACTGTTAACAATATATTTGGCAAGACAGAGGGGCATGACTGCTGAAGAGGGAAGGATGCACCTCGAGTGTCTCTGTAAAATTCCGGAATATGTCAGTCGTATTTTAGATAATAATGATGAGATAATAGAAATATCAAGAATATATAAGGATATTAAAAATTTCCTTTACCTAGGCAGAGGCATTCAATTCCCAATTGCTCTTGAAGGAGCGCTAAAATTAAAGGAGATATCATATATACATGCTGAGGGATATCCAGCTGCTGAGATGAAGCATGGACCGATTGCCTTAATTGATAGATTTATGCCAGTTGTTTTCATTGCACTAAGGGATGAGGTCTATCGAAAGGTCTTGGGAAATATGGAGGAAGTTAAGGCCAGGAATGGCAGGACCATAGCGATAGCTACTAAAGGGGATACTGAAATTTTAAAATGTTCAGATCATGTCATATATGTGCCTGAAGTTAATAAAATGGTTTCTCCCCTTCTAACTGTAATCCCACTTCAGCTTTTAGCATATCATATTGCTGTAATGAGAGGAGAGAATGTAGATCAACCCAGAAATCTTGCAAAGAGTGTTACGGTTGAATAG
- the trpC gene encoding indole-3-glycerol phosphate synthase TrpC: MTTLEKIVGNRRKLLDIEKKRIPYNELRTQVDYLLEAGNSPLPFLSGANDKKPFLIAEIKRASPSKGIIRRNFNIDHIAKIYDKSPFVDAISILTEPDFFWGSYEYVEIVSDITNKPILMKDFILDTYQIYRGYLLGASAILLISSIIEDDQIQEFVRVAKELNMNILFETHTADEYRGALDYEIDIIGINNRDLKNFSTDINNTINILEKVGKPEGKMIISESGIDARDDIKQLWQSGVDGFLIGERFMKSDNIEAAITCLLDE; encoded by the coding sequence ATGACAACATTAGAAAAAATAGTGGGCAATAGGCGAAAATTATTAGATATTGAGAAAAAAAGAATTCCCTATAATGAATTGAGAACTCAAGTAGATTATCTCCTTGAAGCTGGTAATTCTCCATTACCCTTTTTATCCGGAGCGAATGATAAAAAGCCCTTCTTGATTGCTGAGATTAAACGCGCTTCGCCTTCAAAGGGAATAATTAGAAGGAATTTTAATATTGATCATATAGCTAAAATTTATGATAAATCTCCTTTTGTAGATGCTATATCTATCTTAACAGAACCCGATTTTTTTTGGGGAAGTTATGAATATGTTGAAATTGTAAGCGATATAACTAATAAACCAATTTTAATGAAGGATTTTATCCTTGATACATATCAGATTTATAGAGGATATTTATTGGGTGCCTCAGCCATTCTGCTTATTTCTTCAATAATTGAAGATGATCAAATACAGGAATTCGTAAGGGTAGCAAAAGAATTAAATATGAATATCCTTTTTGAGACCCATACTGCTGATGAGTATAGAGGAGCACTAGATTACGAAATTGATATAATAGGAATAAATAACCGTGATTTAAAGAATTTTTCAACAGATATAAATAATACAATTAATATATTGGAAAAAGTGGGTAAGCCAGAAGGAAAAATGATCATATCAGAGAGTGGAATAGATGCAAGAGATGATATTAAACAATTATGGCAGAGTGGAGTGGATGGTTTCTTGATAGGTGAAAGATTTATGAAGAGTGATAATATTGAGGCGGCCATTACTTGCCTCTTGGATGAATAA
- the def gene encoding peptide deformylase: protein MTYKLVYYGNRTLRQVAEEVVNIDQKISDLIDSMYNIMYAGSGIGLAAPQVDVSKKIITLNLQMYNGPSLALINPIIIGNSEEIEPYEEGCLSIPGIRKEIYRPSKISVKGLTLDEKEVQIDADGLLARVLQHEIDHLNGIFFTDHLEDYLRKELTSQLKKIKKLNHAS, encoded by the coding sequence ATGACATATAAACTCGTTTATTATGGCAATAGAACACTGAGACAGGTGGCTGAGGAGGTTGTTAATATTGATCAGAAAATATCTGATCTGATCGACTCAATGTATAATATAATGTATGCTGGAAGCGGCATCGGTCTTGCTGCGCCACAGGTAGATGTTTCAAAAAAGATAATAACTCTAAATCTTCAAATGTATAATGGCCCATCCTTGGCATTGATTAATCCAATAATAATTGGGAATTCTGAAGAGATTGAGCCTTATGAAGAAGGGTGTCTCTCAATTCCTGGAATACGGAAAGAGATTTATAGGCCTTCAAAGATTTCGGTAAAGGGACTTACTTTAGATGAGAAGGAGGTTCAGATTGATGCTGATGGTCTACTTGCACGAGTGCTTCAACATGAGATAGATCATCTTAATGGAATCTTCTTTACTGATCATCTTGAGGATTATTTGAGAAAAGAGCTAACATCTCAATTGAAAAAAATAAAGAAACTAAATCATGCATCATGA
- a CDS encoding phosphoribosylanthranilate isomerase, with amino-acid sequence MRRPLVKICGITNIDDAISCLNAGADILGFIFYPKSPRYVLPQIVKNIVEGLKRDYVFCTVGVFVNPEKDLVNRIIEVTGIEYLQFHGNESPSFIQKFSKKVIKAFRIKDKSDISYCYEYKNIDYFLLDSYSKESLGGTGHTFDWDLLEAFQYKDRLFLSGGINSLNVIEAIKKVKPYAIDLSSSIEVSPGKKDKKKIDYFFSILDNLT; translated from the coding sequence ATGAGAAGACCATTAGTTAAAATTTGCGGTATTACAAATATTGATGATGCCATTTCCTGTTTAAATGCAGGCGCTGATATACTCGGTTTTATCTTTTATCCAAAGAGCCCCCGTTATGTTCTTCCCCAGATAGTAAAGAATATAGTGGAAGGTCTTAAGAGAGATTACGTTTTTTGTACTGTTGGAGTTTTTGTTAACCCTGAGAAGGACTTAGTAAATAGGATTATTGAGGTCACAGGAATTGAATATTTACAATTTCATGGAAATGAATCCCCATCTTTCATTCAGAAATTTTCAAAGAAGGTGATAAAGGCATTCAGGATTAAGGATAAATCAGATATTTCATACTGTTATGAATATAAAAACATTGATTATTTTCTGCTTGATTCCTATTCAAAGGAATCCCTTGGAGGAACGGGTCATACATTTGATTGGGATCTATTAGAAGCCTTTCAATATAAGGATAGGTTATTCCTCTCTGGAGGGATAAATAGCCTAAATGTTATTGAAGCTATAAAAAAGGTGAAGCCCTATGCAATAGATTTATCCAGTAGTATAGAAGTGAGTCCTGGGAAAAAAGACAAAAAAAAGATTGATTATTTTTTTTCTATATTAGATAATCTAACCTAA
- the glyA gene encoding serine hydroxymethyltransferase: protein MISALEQYDPQIYELIRQEESRQSGSLRLIPSENYVSKAVMIATGSCLTNKYSEGYPSRRYYEGQQVTDLIEMLAIERGKKIFKAEHANVQSYSGSVANLAAYHALIEPGDTIMGLALPYGGHLTHGWKVSITSRVYNSVSYKVRDDNGRLDYNMIEDEAKKHKPKLIISGATAYPREIDFDIFDQIAKSVGAYHISDIAHISGLVVAGIHKTPVPYSDVVSTTTHKTLRGPRGGMLLCKSEYADIIDKAVFPGLQGGPHMHTLTAIAVALAEADTPEFIEYAKQVVKNAKTIAEKLTEYGFNLVTGGTDTHLILIDLRNKGIPGRKLAKALDRARIVTNYNTIPGDPAPPFNPSGLRIGTPAVTTRGMKEAEMELIAKFINTVAENIDNESVIERVGKEVLLLCSQFPVPDHFIIK from the coding sequence ATGATATCTGCGCTAGAACAGTATGATCCGCAAATTTATGAACTCATTAGGCAGGAGGAATCACGCCAAAGCGGTTCTCTAAGACTTATACCTTCTGAAAACTATGTCTCAAAGGCGGTTATGATTGCAACTGGAAGCTGCCTAACAAATAAATATTCTGAGGGCTACCCTAGCAGACGATATTATGAGGGTCAACAGGTGACAGACCTTATTGAGATGCTGGCGATAGAGAGGGGAAAGAAGATATTCAAGGCAGAACATGCTAATGTACAATCATATTCCGGTTCAGTAGCAAACCTCGCTGCGTATCATGCACTAATCGAACCGGGAGATACAATCATGGGGCTGGCTCTCCCCTATGGCGGTCATCTTACCCATGGATGGAAGGTGAGTATAACAAGTAGGGTATATAATTCTGTATCATATAAAGTTAGAGACGACAATGGCAGATTAGATTATAATATGATTGAGGATGAGGCAAAAAAGCATAAACCAAAGCTTATAATTTCCGGCGCAACAGCATATCCACGTGAGATAGACTTTGATATATTTGATCAGATTGCAAAGAGCGTTGGAGCCTATCATATCAGCGATATTGCGCATATATCTGGTCTTGTGGTAGCAGGCATCCATAAGACACCTGTGCCCTACTCTGATGTAGTATCAACCACAACTCACAAGACCCTAAGAGGTCCTCGAGGTGGCATGTTGCTCTGTAAATCTGAGTATGCTGATATCATTGATAAAGCCGTTTTCCCTGGGTTGCAGGGCGGTCCACATATGCACACACTTACAGCTATAGCAGTTGCCCTTGCTGAAGCTGATACACCAGAGTTTATTGAATATGCGAAACAGGTTGTAAAAAATGCCAAAACAATTGCTGAGAAATTGACTGAATACGGCTTTAATCTTGTCACAGGTGGGACAGATACGCATTTAATCCTAATTGATTTACGGAACAAGGGGATACCGGGCAGGAAACTTGCAAAGGCATTGGATAGAGCCAGAATCGTTACGAATTACAATACAATACCAGGGGATCCTGCTCCGCCATTCAATCCCAGCGGATTGCGTATCGGAACACCAGCAGTTACAACTCGAGGAATGAAGGAAGCGGAGATGGAACTTATTGCAAAATTTATCAATACAGTAGCCGAGAATATAGATAATGAATCAGTAATAGAAAGGGTTGGGAAGGAGGTCTTACTCTTGTGCTCACAATTTCCTGTGCCTGACCATTTTATTATAAAATAA